Proteins from one Paenibacillus sp. J23TS9 genomic window:
- the sigJ gene encoding RNA polymerase sigma factor SigJ: MTEKTEIESLYRTYRTYGLSIAYRMLGTFTDAEDIIQDLFAELAVKNMADVQNMKAYIAKSVTNRCLNLLHSAKKKREEYIGEWLPEPVTGTAELPELAAEQKDTLSYAYLLMLERLGPVERAVFLLREVFEYDYGQIADMTGKTEANCRKIFSRAKQQLKGSEIPSTPIAQGQRKAMVERFANAFLHYDPETLLSLLTEDAVLISDGGGVARAAIRPIVSRERLLRLFTSSKAYRDMRTWNVHVAEINGEINLVYTSETEVKSVLCFQFSESGDQVQQLYMIKNPQKLKHMQTYLSESSLETG; the protein is encoded by the coding sequence ATGACTGAGAAAACAGAAATCGAATCGCTTTACCGCACTTACCGCACCTACGGACTGTCCATTGCCTACCGCATGCTGGGTACGTTCACCGATGCGGAGGACATCATTCAGGATCTTTTTGCAGAACTTGCGGTTAAAAATATGGCTGATGTTCAAAACATGAAAGCCTATATCGCGAAGTCCGTGACCAACCGCTGTTTGAACCTGCTGCACTCGGCAAAGAAAAAGCGGGAGGAGTATATCGGAGAGTGGCTGCCGGAACCGGTCACCGGGACAGCCGAGCTCCCTGAGCTTGCCGCGGAGCAAAAGGACACCCTGTCCTATGCCTACCTGCTGATGCTGGAGCGGCTCGGACCGGTGGAACGTGCGGTCTTCCTGCTGCGTGAGGTGTTTGAGTACGACTATGGGCAGATCGCGGATATGACGGGCAAGACGGAGGCCAACTGCCGCAAAATTTTCAGCAGGGCGAAGCAGCAGCTTAAAGGGAGTGAAATCCCCTCCACTCCGATTGCACAGGGGCAGCGGAAAGCGATGGTGGAGCGATTCGCCAATGCCTTTCTACATTATGATCCCGAGACGCTGCTCAGTCTGCTGACGGAAGACGCGGTTCTGATTTCCGACGGCGGAGGCGTAGCGCGTGCAGCCATCCGGCCGATCGTCAGCCGTGAACGTCTCCTGAGGCTTTTTACATCATCCAAAGCTTACCGGGATATGCGTACCTGGAATGTGCATGTGGCTGAGATCAACGGCGAGATCAATCTAGTCTATACAAGTGAGACAGAGGTTAAATCGGTGTTATGCTTTCAATTCAGCGAGTCCGGAGACCAGGTGCAGCAGTTGTATATGATCAAAAATCCGCAGAAGCTAAAGCATATGCAGACTTATCTGAGTGAATCATCTCTTGAAACCGGATAA
- a CDS encoding TetR/AcrR family transcriptional regulator: MSEKLADKKKQILKTALQLFSTKGISSTSMQEIAEYCGMSKGSLYLHFKSKEELEQSIYLYCEGMIRDSVMQVEQEHLLTPKEQLHKQVEVLLNRLVELREFVMMQMRDQHMGGKKPALDGCLREKHMHALNWFHNKLILIYGQDVQPYTMDLTLFVSGMLSGYIRMLMIPGLPLNVRRMAEHLITLLDDVVASTLRVRKEPLISTQIWSQWMEKYMDASGSPRHPLMVTKQMKDKLKEIDMDEARREFALDSIQIIEKELLDIEPRKAILIGMMSNLEQIPELSPMSEELKEIYLLYVNSRTDRS, encoded by the coding sequence TTGTCTGAGAAACTGGCGGACAAAAAGAAGCAGATTCTGAAGACCGCTCTGCAGCTGTTTTCCACCAAAGGGATATCATCTACCTCTATGCAGGAAATCGCGGAGTACTGCGGTATGTCCAAAGGAAGCCTTTATTTGCACTTTAAGTCCAAGGAAGAGCTTGAGCAGAGTATTTATCTGTACTGCGAGGGGATGATCCGTGACAGTGTCATGCAGGTGGAGCAGGAGCATCTTCTGACTCCCAAAGAACAGCTTCACAAGCAGGTTGAAGTTCTTTTGAACCGTCTGGTTGAGCTGCGGGAATTCGTCATGATGCAGATGCGTGACCAGCATATGGGCGGCAAGAAGCCCGCTCTGGACGGATGCCTCCGCGAGAAGCATATGCATGCGCTGAATTGGTTCCATAACAAGCTGATCCTGATTTACGGACAGGATGTACAGCCGTATACCATGGACCTTACCCTGTTCGTCAGCGGGATGCTCAGCGGTTATATCCGAATGCTGATGATTCCAGGGTTACCGCTGAACGTACGCAGAATGGCAGAGCATCTGATCACGCTTCTGGATGATGTGGTTGCCAGCACGCTCCGCGTGCGCAAGGAACCACTTATATCCACGCAGATTTGGTCACAATGGATGGAGAAGTATATGGACGCTTCCGGCAGCCCGCGTCATCCCCTGATGGTAACCAAGCAGATGAAAGATAAGCTGAAGGAGATCGACATGGATGAGGCAAGGCGGGAATTCGCGCTCGATTCCATTCAGATTATTGAAAAGGAACTACTGGATATTGAGCCGCGTAAGGCCATTCTGATCGGAATGATGAGCAATCTGGAACAGATACCGGAGCTCTCGCCGATGAGTGAAGAACTGAAGGAGATTTACCTGCTTTATGTAAACTCAAGAACTGACCGTTCATGA
- a CDS encoding efflux RND transporter permease subunit — MKGIINFSLNNKFAVWILTVIVAAAGLYSGLSMKQETIPNINIPFLSVTAVYPGAAPEGVVQDVTMPLEQRLRNVDGVKTVTSTSMENAANIAMEFDYGSDLDQATAAVREALNEVTLPEGAQKPTISKFSMSSFPVVSLSASDDSNDLEKLTKNIENQVEPALEKIPGVASISISGQYVKEVQLKFNKEKMAQLGLSEDTVKGIVQGSSIRVPLGLFTLDQSSKAVVVDGNIISLDDLKNLTIPVIPSSGGAASGAGGAQGQGAPAGAQGTNGGAAQGSGAAVQGNAAQGVPAGIPTVKLSEIADIQVIGKAESVSRTNGKPSIGLQIVKDNDANTVDVVNAVKDKATELEGEFKGMNLTVLLDQGKPIEDAVSTMMSKAVFGALFAVLIILIFLRNIRSTIISILSIPLSLLIALLILWRMDITLNMMTLGAMTVAIGRVVDDSIVVIENIYRRMTSGGEKLRGRELVREATREMFVPIMSSTIVTIAVFLPLAFVSGMVGELFMPFALTMVFALLASLLVAITLVPMLAHSLFKKGIKTSKKHDHDKPGKMARGYQRILNWSLSHKLITFGLAVVLLVASCFLTPLIGTSFMPEQEDKYVMVTYSPEPGAQLETVEQRALDAEKYILEQPNVDKMQYSIGGSGNPMGGGSSSNSGLFYVEYKKDTKDFEDVKKNLVEGLKKQVAKGEWATMDMSGGMGGSSLSVSVFGNSLDDIKPVSDQILKLVEADKTNFEKAKTSLSKAYDQYTIVADQQKLSSMGLTAGQIAMKLSPVRERPVLTEIKVDNKDYKVYIEADSKEYKSVDEISNETLTSPLGMKVPIKDVAKVEKGTSPDTITRTDGKMVVNVTANIVSSNVGQASTDLQKQIDKIDKPDGVEIKFGGTTEQINDTFTQLGLAMAAAIAIVYFVLVVTFGGGLAPFAILFSLPFTIIGALVGLWIGGETLNVSSLMGALMLIGIVVTNAIVLIDRVIHKEREGMSTREALLEAGATRLRPILMTALATIGALLPLVSGLENSAGIISRGLGITVIGGLISSTLLTLVIVPVVYEFLMKFRKPKVDD; from the coding sequence ATGAAAGGAATTATTAATTTCTCACTAAATAATAAATTTGCTGTCTGGATACTGACCGTCATCGTGGCAGCAGCCGGACTCTACAGCGGTTTGTCGATGAAGCAAGAGACGATACCGAACATTAACATCCCTTTTCTAAGTGTCACCGCGGTTTATCCTGGGGCAGCCCCTGAAGGTGTCGTACAGGATGTAACCATGCCGCTCGAACAGCGGCTGCGCAATGTGGATGGCGTGAAGACCGTCACCTCCACCTCGATGGAGAATGCCGCCAACATTGCGATGGAGTTTGATTATGGTTCCGATCTGGACCAGGCGACCGCGGCTGTCCGTGAGGCACTGAATGAGGTGACCTTGCCTGAAGGGGCTCAGAAGCCTACCATTTCCAAATTCAGCATGAGCTCCTTCCCTGTCGTATCGCTTAGTGCATCAGACGACTCCAACGACTTGGAGAAGCTGACCAAGAACATTGAGAATCAAGTTGAGCCTGCACTCGAGAAAATTCCCGGGGTAGCCTCGATCTCCATTTCCGGGCAATATGTCAAAGAAGTGCAGCTGAAGTTTAATAAAGAAAAAATGGCCCAGCTCGGTCTTTCTGAAGATACCGTGAAGGGCATAGTCCAAGGCTCTTCCATTCGTGTCCCTCTTGGTCTGTTCACACTGGATCAGTCCTCGAAGGCCGTCGTTGTGGATGGCAATATCATCTCACTGGATGATCTGAAGAACCTGACGATTCCTGTTATTCCTAGCTCAGGCGGAGCAGCCTCCGGCGCCGGTGGTGCCCAAGGCCAAGGAGCCCCTGCTGGAGCGCAAGGTACGAACGGTGGCGCTGCCCAAGGTTCTGGAGCAGCCGTACAAGGCAATGCGGCTCAAGGCGTTCCTGCCGGCATTCCAACCGTGAAGCTGAGCGAAATCGCTGATATTCAAGTCATCGGCAAAGCAGAATCTGTCTCCCGTACGAACGGCAAGCCATCCATTGGTCTGCAGATCGTTAAAGATAATGATGCCAACACTGTGGATGTCGTCAATGCCGTGAAGGATAAAGCCACGGAACTTGAAGGCGAGTTCAAAGGCATGAACTTGACCGTTCTGCTTGACCAAGGCAAACCAATCGAAGACGCGGTATCCACGATGATGAGTAAAGCGGTATTCGGCGCTTTGTTCGCCGTCCTCATTATTCTCATCTTCCTGAGAAACATCCGCTCTACCATCATCTCGATTCTGTCCATTCCGCTCTCCCTGCTGATCGCTCTGCTGATATTGTGGAGAATGGATATCACTTTGAACATGATGACCCTGGGCGCGATGACTGTTGCCATAGGGCGTGTCGTCGATGACTCCATTGTCGTTATCGAGAATATATACCGTCGGATGACCAGCGGCGGCGAGAAGCTGCGTGGACGTGAGCTGGTTCGTGAAGCAACCCGTGAAATGTTCGTACCGATCATGTCTTCGACGATTGTTACGATCGCCGTCTTCCTGCCACTTGCCTTCGTCAGCGGCATGGTTGGCGAACTGTTCATGCCGTTTGCGCTTACGATGGTCTTCGCCCTGCTGGCATCGCTGCTGGTTGCGATTACCCTGGTGCCGATGCTTGCGCATTCCCTGTTCAAAAAAGGCATCAAAACATCCAAAAAGCATGATCATGACAAGCCCGGCAAAATGGCCCGCGGCTATCAACGCATCCTGAACTGGTCGCTGTCTCATAAGCTGATCACTTTCGGACTCGCCGTGGTCCTGCTCGTTGCAAGCTGCTTCCTGACACCGCTCATCGGCACCAGCTTCATGCCGGAACAGGAAGATAAATATGTGATGGTAACCTACTCTCCAGAGCCGGGTGCCCAGCTTGAAACGGTTGAGCAGCGTGCACTGGATGCCGAGAAGTATATTCTTGAGCAGCCAAACGTAGATAAAATGCAGTATTCCATTGGTGGAAGCGGCAATCCGATGGGTGGAGGATCTTCCTCAAACTCCGGACTCTTCTATGTTGAATATAAGAAAGACACCAAGGATTTTGAAGACGTGAAGAAGAACCTGGTCGAAGGTCTGAAAAAACAGGTCGCCAAGGGTGAATGGGCTACCATGGATATGTCCGGCGGCATGGGCGGAAGCTCACTCAGCGTCAGCGTATTCGGCAACAGCCTGGATGACATCAAGCCGGTATCCGATCAGATTCTGAAGCTGGTTGAAGCAGACAAGACCAATTTTGAAAAAGCAAAAACCAGCCTGTCCAAAGCCTATGATCAGTACACCATTGTCGCTGACCAGCAAAAGCTCAGTTCGATGGGCCTTACAGCCGGTCAAATCGCCATGAAGCTCAGCCCGGTACGGGAACGCCCTGTACTCACAGAGATCAAGGTCGATAACAAAGACTACAAAGTGTACATTGAAGCGGACAGCAAGGAATATAAGAGTGTCGATGAAATTTCGAATGAGACCCTTACATCCCCGCTCGGTATGAAGGTACCGATCAAGGATGTAGCCAAGGTTGAAAAAGGGACTTCCCCTGATACGATTACGCGCACAGACGGCAAAATGGTCGTGAACGTAACAGCCAACATCGTATCTTCGAATGTAGGTCAGGCCTCTACCGACCTGCAAAAGCAGATCGACAAAATCGATAAGCCTGACGGCGTAGAGATCAAGTTCGGCGGAACCACCGAACAGATCAATGACACCTTTACACAGCTCGGCTTGGCCATGGCAGCAGCTATCGCTATTGTGTATTTCGTGCTCGTTGTGACCTTCGGCGGCGGCCTTGCGCCATTTGCCATCCTGTTCTCCCTGCCGTTCACGATCATCGGTGCGCTTGTCGGCCTGTGGATTGGCGGAGAAACGCTAAACGTATCCTCTCTCATGGGTGCACTCATGCTGATCGGTATCGTTGTTACCAACGCCATCGTGCTGATCGACCGCGTTATTCACAAGGAACGCGAAGGCATGTCAACGCGTGAAGCCCTGCTCGAAGCAGGCGCCACCCGTCTTCGCCCGATCCTGATGACAGCTCTTGCCACCATTGGAGCTCTGCTTCCGCTGGTGTCGGGACTGGAAAACAGCGCGGGTATCATCTCCAGAGGACTTGGTATTACCGTTATCGGTGGTCTGATCAGTTCCACATTGCTGACGCTCGTCATCGTACCGGTTGTGTACGAATTCCTGATGAAGTTCCGCAAACCCAAAGTGGATGATTAA
- a CDS encoding molecular chaperone has protein sequence MTTMTVKSLLDTAKGVQWLQGRGWVYQLLIDFLENPPSLSQIALWQRQAAMREELALTEGGRRLQEHWGKLEPCELSDECRMETKEYERLFTGPDALLPCVCESVYRTTDQGSGHRCLQQIREAYAGCGIVFNKLQSEKDDHLTIELEFIAVAGEHMDDAQGLPECQLMWLDTQIDFLEKHLLQWTPRLSNELTSLARTPLYREIGHIVSEFIPYDLQMLRLLREELAG, from the coding sequence ATGACGACGATGACTGTGAAATCGCTGCTGGACACCGCGAAAGGGGTACAATGGCTTCAGGGTAGAGGCTGGGTTTATCAGCTGCTGATCGATTTTCTGGAGAATCCGCCAAGCTTGTCGCAGATTGCTTTGTGGCAGCGGCAGGCTGCAATGCGCGAGGAACTGGCGCTGACGGAAGGGGGACGCCGGCTTCAGGAACATTGGGGCAAGCTGGAGCCTTGCGAGCTCTCGGATGAATGCCGTATGGAGACGAAAGAATATGAGCGTCTGTTTACCGGTCCGGACGCCCTTCTCCCTTGTGTATGCGAAAGTGTATACCGTACAACGGATCAAGGCAGCGGTCACCGCTGCCTGCAGCAAATCCGGGAAGCCTACGCGGGCTGCGGCATTGTATTTAACAAGCTGCAGAGCGAAAAGGATGATCATCTTACCATTGAGCTCGAGTTCATAGCCGTCGCGGGCGAGCATATGGATGACGCGCAAGGTTTGCCGGAGTGCCAGCTGATGTGGCTCGATACGCAGATTGATTTTCTGGAGAAGCATCTGCTGCAGTGGACGCCCCGTCTCTCGAACGAGTTAACGAGTCTCGCCCGCACTCCACTGTACCGGGAAATCGGGCATATTGTGAGCGAGTTTATTCCATATGATCTTCAAATGCTCCGCTTGCTGCGGGAAGAACTGGCTGGCTGA
- a CDS encoding molybdenum cofactor guanylyltransferase, with protein MTEMTGVVLAGGKSSRMGRNKALLRMNGREMIIESVIQSMAAVTSRIIISANDTQVYEDLGHEIVSDLFPMMGPLSGLHAALSMVETPWVIVSACDLPFVSEGIFKYLKEVIEKRATGEKEPAYQGFIPLVGGRIQPLVAAYHLSTLPSLEKSLAENKLRMTDWLKELHICYIPEEEIRNETGLDPGREFFNMNNPVDYKQALDEDRDKNELE; from the coding sequence ATGACGGAAATGACAGGTGTTGTGCTGGCAGGCGGGAAGTCGAGCCGGATGGGAAGGAACAAAGCATTACTGAGGATGAACGGAAGAGAAATGATCATTGAATCCGTGATCCAGAGTATGGCTGCTGTAACATCCAGAATCATTATTTCAGCTAATGACACACAGGTTTACGAAGATTTGGGACATGAAATTGTATCAGACCTGTTTCCGATGATGGGGCCGCTATCAGGACTCCATGCTGCGCTTAGTATGGTGGAGACGCCATGGGTGATCGTTTCGGCATGTGATCTGCCTTTTGTCAGCGAAGGGATCTTTAAATATCTGAAAGAAGTAATTGAGAAGCGGGCGACGGGTGAAAAAGAGCCCGCGTACCAGGGCTTTATACCCTTAGTGGGGGGGAGAATCCAGCCGTTGGTTGCCGCCTATCATCTCAGCACGCTCCCCTCCCTTGAGAAATCACTTGCAGAAAATAAGCTGCGTATGACGGATTGGCTGAAAGAGCTCCACATTTGCTATATTCCGGAGGAAGAAATTCGAAACGAAACGGGACTCGATCCGGGACGGGAATTTTTCAACATGAATAACCCTGTAGATTATAAACAGGCCTTGGATGAAGATCGGGATAAAAATGAATTGGAATGA
- a CDS encoding MFS transporter, which yields MCNVQELVKKESKLLPLKAFNFLIYGTVVIFTSFFQLYLQDAGMNKLEIGSLMALGPFVSLIANPFWTFWSDRMQNARRILLFMMTGTLLLIQFVFHAGTYNMIYLAMILFFFFQSPLFAQSNTLILGYISDKPQHFSTFRNWGSIGWAVIAISAGILIDQVGISRLSFLITGLLLLAIGTVLLLPPLRAASETPPIRLRGFGKIVINRYVIAFIVLGMLVSVPNSMNNTFMSLYITELGGSKTMVGLAVFLSSFLEVAVLLLFHRYLKRSLSTLIGCLTLVSVLFCVRWLLMAGAAHPLEVAIIQIMHCLTFGGYFFVGTQVVSKLVPPVHRASAQSLFTLTWSGISGMIGSLAGGWLFQNFGGQAMYNIGFMLAMFGAIGFGIMWYWLRFQGHHPKPDSPEEELEELFEEEYR from the coding sequence ATGTGCAACGTGCAGGAACTTGTAAAAAAAGAGTCCAAGCTACTGCCGCTTAAGGCTTTTAACTTTTTAATCTACGGCACCGTGGTGATCTTCACCAGCTTTTTTCAATTATACCTGCAGGATGCAGGCATGAACAAACTCGAAATCGGCAGCTTGATGGCACTGGGTCCCTTTGTGTCCCTGATCGCCAATCCTTTCTGGACATTCTGGAGTGACCGCATGCAAAATGCGAGGCGCATTCTATTATTTATGATGACTGGAACTCTTCTGCTTATTCAATTTGTATTTCATGCGGGTACGTATAATATGATTTATTTGGCAATGATACTCTTTTTCTTTTTTCAGAGTCCACTCTTTGCCCAGAGCAACACGCTCATTTTAGGCTATATCTCAGATAAACCGCAGCATTTCAGCACCTTCCGGAACTGGGGCTCCATTGGATGGGCCGTCATTGCCATCTCTGCCGGGATCCTTATCGATCAGGTTGGCATATCACGGCTGTCGTTTCTGATTACCGGCCTCCTGCTGCTGGCCATCGGTACGGTTCTGCTGCTTCCGCCGCTGAGGGCAGCCTCAGAGACACCGCCTATCCGCCTGAGAGGCTTCGGAAAAATAGTTATTAACCGCTATGTCATCGCTTTTATTGTGCTTGGCATGCTGGTTTCGGTGCCCAATTCGATGAATAATACCTTTATGTCGCTCTATATCACGGAGCTAGGCGGCTCAAAGACGATGGTTGGATTAGCCGTATTTCTGTCTTCCTTTCTGGAGGTCGCCGTACTCTTACTCTTCCACCGATATCTAAAACGCTCCCTCTCCACCCTGATCGGCTGCTTGACCCTGGTGAGCGTGCTGTTCTGTGTACGATGGCTGCTCATGGCAGGTGCCGCACATCCGCTGGAGGTTGCGATCATTCAGATCATGCACTGCCTTACCTTTGGCGGATACTTTTTCGTCGGTACCCAGGTTGTCAGCAAATTAGTGCCTCCTGTGCACCGCGCTTCGGCGCAATCCCTGTTCACCTTGACCTGGAGCGGCATCTCCGGCATGATCGGCAGTCTGGCTGGAGGCTGGTTGTTCCAGAACTTCGGTGGTCAAGCCATGTATAACATAGGCTTTATGCTGGCAATGTTCGGGGCCATAGGCTTTGGCATCATGTGGTACTGGCTCCGGTTCCAGGGGCATCACCCAAAACCCGATTCACCGGAGGAAGAGCTGGAGGAGCTGTTTGAAGAAGAATACCGCTAA
- a CDS encoding glutamine--tRNA ligase/YqeY domain fusion protein, with product MEKPSTPSNFIKNVITDDLESGKVQKVITRFPPEPNGYLHIGHAKAIWINFTLAQEFGGSTNLRFDDTNPMKEDVEYVNSIEEDVKWLGYDWTKKRFASDYFEEMYKRAELLIQKGKAYVDDQSADQIRETRGTLTEPGQNSPYRDRSIEENLGLFRSMRAGEFKDGEKVLRAKIDMSSPNINLRDPVIYRIAHVAHHNTGDKWCIYPMYTFAHPLEDAIEGVTHSLCSLEFEDQRPFYDWVIAECEMPSTPHQYEFGRLNVAQTLTSKRKLKLLVDEKIVDGWDDPRMPTISGLRRRGYTPEAIRSFVYETGISKSQGLIDLQMLEHFVREDLKLKAPRTMAVLKPLKVVITNYPEGQVEWLEAENNTENPDMGSRQIPFSREIYIEQDDFMENPPNKYFRLFPGNEVRLKNAYFIKCNEFIKDEDGNVTEIHCTYDPATKSGSGFTGRKVKGTIHWVEATHAVPAEFRLYEPLIKPKEEETVEAEEDAQEAGKVEKSFLDEINPNSLEILHGFVEPEMKEAGAQDKFQFFRHGYFNVDPKYSLPGQPVFNLIVSMKSSFQLPK from the coding sequence GTGGAGAAACCAAGCACCCCCTCCAATTTTATTAAAAACGTAATTACAGATGACCTGGAGTCCGGCAAAGTCCAGAAAGTGATTACCCGCTTTCCGCCGGAGCCTAACGGTTATTTGCATATCGGACATGCCAAGGCCATCTGGATTAACTTTACACTTGCGCAGGAATTCGGCGGTTCAACGAACCTCCGCTTTGATGATACAAACCCGATGAAAGAAGATGTGGAATACGTTAATTCTATAGAGGAAGACGTAAAATGGCTGGGCTACGACTGGACAAAGAAGCGCTTCGCATCGGATTATTTTGAAGAAATGTACAAACGTGCCGAGCTGCTGATCCAAAAGGGCAAAGCCTATGTGGATGACCAAAGCGCCGACCAAATCCGTGAAACGCGCGGAACCTTGACCGAGCCTGGACAAAACAGCCCCTACCGGGACCGCAGCATAGAGGAGAACCTCGGGCTGTTCCGCAGCATGCGTGCCGGTGAATTCAAGGATGGCGAAAAGGTGCTCCGTGCCAAAATTGACATGAGCTCGCCGAATATCAATCTGCGTGATCCCGTCATTTACCGAATTGCTCACGTCGCTCATCATAACACGGGAGATAAGTGGTGCATCTACCCAATGTACACCTTTGCCCATCCACTGGAAGATGCGATTGAGGGTGTGACGCATTCCCTCTGCTCACTGGAGTTTGAGGACCAACGTCCATTTTATGACTGGGTGATTGCAGAATGCGAAATGCCGAGCACGCCGCATCAATATGAGTTCGGACGCTTGAATGTGGCCCAGACGCTCACAAGTAAGCGCAAGCTGAAGCTGTTGGTGGATGAAAAGATTGTGGATGGCTGGGACGACCCGCGCATGCCGACGATCTCGGGACTCCGCCGCCGCGGCTACACGCCGGAAGCGATCCGCAGCTTCGTATATGAAACGGGCATTTCCAAAAGCCAGGGCTTGATCGATCTGCAAATGCTGGAGCATTTCGTCCGTGAGGATCTGAAGCTGAAGGCACCACGCACGATGGCTGTGTTAAAACCGCTTAAAGTGGTCATCACGAACTACCCTGAAGGGCAAGTGGAATGGCTGGAAGCCGAAAACAACACCGAAAATCCGGACATGGGCAGCCGTCAAATTCCGTTCTCGCGCGAGATTTACATCGAACAGGACGATTTTATGGAGAATCCGCCGAATAAATATTTCCGTTTGTTCCCTGGGAACGAAGTGCGTTTGAAGAATGCATACTTTATCAAGTGCAATGAGTTCATTAAAGACGAAGACGGAAACGTAACGGAAATCCACTGCACCTATGATCCGGCAACCAAAAGCGGCTCCGGATTTACTGGACGCAAGGTGAAGGGCACGATTCACTGGGTGGAAGCCACCCATGCTGTACCTGCGGAATTCCGTCTGTACGAGCCGCTGATCAAGCCGAAAGAAGAAGAGACCGTGGAAGCAGAGGAAGACGCTCAAGAAGCCGGAAAAGTGGAGAAGTCATTCCTTGACGAGATTAACCCGAACTCACTCGAGATTCTGCATGGATTTGTAGAGCCGGAGATGAAGGAAGCGGGAGCGCAGGATAAATTCCAATTCTTCCGTCATGGCTATTTCAACGTGGATCCGAAATATTCTTTGCCAGGCCAGCCGGTCTTTAATTTGATCGTATCGATGAAGAGCTCATTCCAGCTCCCTAAATAA
- a CDS encoding GNAT family N-acetyltransferase, whose amino-acid sequence MFTYPLDDHIELQPLALQHARPLFILTNRSRDTLREWLPWVDAITEVDHTANFVRNAIKQGAENGAISSGIWVQGELAGMISFHEINWHNRSVSIGYWLGQEYVGQGIMSSACRAFVDYALMELDLNRVEIRCATGNLRSRAIPERLGFVLEGIVREAELLPQGFVNHAIYGMIQSEWKLLR is encoded by the coding sequence ATGTTTACATATCCTCTGGACGATCATATTGAACTGCAGCCTCTGGCTTTGCAGCATGCACGCCCCCTGTTTATCCTGACCAACCGTTCACGCGATACGCTGCGCGAGTGGCTCCCTTGGGTCGATGCCATTACCGAGGTGGATCATACCGCAAATTTTGTGAGAAACGCCATTAAGCAGGGAGCCGAGAACGGCGCCATATCTTCAGGCATCTGGGTGCAGGGAGAACTTGCAGGTATGATCAGCTTTCATGAAATCAACTGGCATAACCGCTCGGTCAGTATTGGCTACTGGCTCGGACAGGAATATGTCGGTCAAGGCATCATGAGCAGCGCCTGCCGGGCTTTCGTGGATTACGCGCTGATGGAGCTTGACCTGAACCGCGTGGAAATCCGTTGTGCCACGGGCAACCTGCGCAGCCGGGCCATACCGGAGAGATTGGGCTTTGTTCTGGAGGGTATCGTCCGCGAAGCCGAGCTGCTGCCGCAGGGCTTTGTGAACCACGCCATCTACGGCATGATTCAAAGCGAGTGGAAACTGCTGAGATAA
- a CDS encoding MOSC domain-containing protein, with protein sequence MEENGRYGIVSVNTGKPITVEYLGKPLTTGIYKHPVQGEVFVGRTQMDGDGQADLKHHGGADKAVCVYPYEHYAYWEDQLDKKLDYSAFGENLTVTGLLETAVCIGDIFEIGEVVVQVSQPRFPCFKISSKHAVKDFPARVLDTGYSGFYLRILQEGRLSNESVIVKRSSHPMQVTVASVLKQQSLGRRQADREQLKRMLEVDALAANVKESFTEWLQET encoded by the coding sequence ATGGAGGAGAACGGCAGGTACGGCATCGTGTCCGTAAATACCGGCAAGCCCATTACGGTGGAATATTTGGGAAAGCCGCTGACAACCGGTATATACAAGCATCCTGTTCAAGGCGAAGTGTTCGTGGGGCGCACGCAAATGGATGGAGACGGACAGGCGGATCTCAAACATCACGGCGGTGCCGATAAAGCTGTATGCGTCTATCCCTATGAGCATTACGCATACTGGGAAGATCAGCTTGATAAGAAGCTGGATTATTCCGCATTCGGCGAGAATCTGACCGTGACGGGACTGCTTGAGACGGCAGTTTGCATCGGGGATATTTTCGAGATTGGAGAAGTTGTGGTACAGGTTAGCCAGCCGCGTTTTCCATGCTTTAAAATTTCGAGCAAGCATGCGGTCAAGGACTTTCCGGCGCGGGTACTGGATACCGGTTACAGCGGCTTTTATCTGCGCATTTTGCAGGAGGGACGCTTAAGCAATGAATCTGTCATTGTGAAGCGCTCATCCCACCCCATGCAGGTTACGGTGGCTTCCGTACTCAAGCAGCAATCCCTTGGCCGCCGGCAGGCGGACCGGGAACAGCTGAAGCGGATGCTCGAAGTGGATGCACTGGCAGCGAATGTGAAGGAATCGTTTACCGAGTGGCTGCAGGAGACCTAA